Proteins co-encoded in one Cricetulus griseus strain 17A/GY chromosome 1 unlocalized genomic scaffold, alternate assembly CriGri-PICRH-1.0 chr1_1, whole genome shotgun sequence genomic window:
- the Adcy4 gene encoding adenylate cyclase type 4, whose protein sequence is MARLFSPRPPPSEDLFYETYYSLSQQYPLLLLLLIIVLCTLVALPAVAWASGRELTSDPSFLTTVLCALGGFSLLLGLASREQQLQRWTRPLSGLIWAALLALGHGFLFTGGVVSAWDQVSFFLFIIFTVYSMLPLGMRDAAIAGLISSLSHLLVLGLYLGWQPDPQRALLPQLAANAVLFLCGNVVGAYHKALMERALRATFREALSSLHSRRRLDTEKKHQEHLLLSILPAYLAREMKAEIMARLQAVQVSRPENTNNFHSLYVKRHQGVSVLYADIVGFTRLASECSPKELVLMLNELFGKFDQIAKDHECMRIKILGDCYYCVSGLPLSLPDHAINCVRMGLDMCRAIRKLRVATGVDINMRVGVHSGSVLCGVIGLQKWQYDVWSHDVTLANHMEAGGVPGRVHITGATLALLAGVYAVERADMEHRDPYLRELGEPTYLVIDPRAEEEDEKGTAKGLLSSLEGHKMRPSLLMTRYLESWGAAKPFAHLSHVDSFVCTSTPLPEKAFSPQWSLDRSRTPRGLDEELDTGDAKFFQVIEQLNSQKQWKQSKDFNLLTLYFRDNEMEKQYRLSALPAFKYYAACTFLVFLSNFAIQMLVTNRPPALAITYSITFLLFLLLLFVCFSEHLTKCVQKGPKLLHWLPALSVLVTTRPGLRVALGTATILLVFTMAIASLLFLPVSSDCLFLASNASSMAFNASWELPGSLPLISIPYSMHCCVLGFLSCSVFLHMSFELKLLLLLLWLVASCSLFLHSHALLSDCLIAHLYPSPLDSRPGVLKEPKLMGAIYFFIFFFTLLVLARQNEYYCRLDFLWKKKLRQEREETETMENLTRLLLENVLPAHVAPQFIGQNRRNEDLYHQSYECVCVLFASVPDFKEFYSESNINHEGLECLRLLNEIIADFDELLSKPKFSGVEKIKTIGSTYMAATGLNATSGQDTQQDADRSCSHLGTMVEFAVALGSKLDIINKHSFNNFRLRVGLNHGPVVAGVIGAQKPQYDIWGNTVNVASRMESTGVLGKIQVTEETARALQSLGYTCYSRGVIKVKGKGQLCTYFLNTDLTRTGSPSAP, encoded by the exons ATGGCCCGCCTCTTCAGTCCCCGGCCGCCCCCCAGCGAAGATCTCTTCTACGAGACCTACTACAGCCTGAGCCAACAGTACCCACTGCTACTACTGCTTCTGATCATCGTGCTCTGCACGCTCGTGGCACTGCCAGCCGTCGCCTGGGCCAGCGGCAGG GAGCTGACCTCAGACCCAAGCTTCCTGACAACCGTGCTGTGTGCTTTGGGTGGCTTCTCTCTGCTGTTGGGACTGGCTTCCCGGGAGCAGCAACTGCAGCGCTGGACACGACCTCTTTCCGGCCTCATATGGGCTGCACTGCTGGCTCTAGGCCATGGATTTCTGTTCACTGGGGGTGTGGTGAGCGCCTGGGACCAG GTGTCATTTTTCCTCTTCATCATCTTCACTGTGTATTCCATGTTGCCCTTGGGGATGCGGGATGCTGCTATTGCAGGCCTCATCTCATCACTCTCGCATCTGCTGGTCCTTGGACTCTACCTTGGGTGGCAGCCTGATCCACAGAGGGCTCTGCTACCACAG TTGGCAGCAAACGCGGTCTTGTTCCTGTGTGGGAATGTGGTGGGAGCATACCACAAGGCCTTGATGGAGAGAGCATTGCGCGCCACATTCCGGGAGGCTCTCAGCTCTCTGCACTCACGCCGGAGGCTGGACACTGAGAAAAAGCATCAG GAGCACCTCCTTTTGTCCATCCTTCCTGCCTACCTGGCCCGAGAGATGAAAGCCGAGATCATGGCACGGCTGCAGGCTGTGCAGGTGTCACGGCCGGAGAACACGAACAACTTTCACAGCCTGTATGTCAAGAGGCACCAAGGAGTCAG TGTGCTGTATGCTGACATCGTGGGCTTCACTCGGCTGGCCAGTGAGTGTTCCCCTAAAGAACTGGTGCTCATGCTCAATGAGCTCTTCGGCAAGTTCGACCAGATTGCCAAG GACCACGAATGCATGCGGATCAAGATCCTGGGGGACTGTTACTACTGTGTCTCGGGGCTGCCACTCTCACTGCCAGACCACGCCATCAACTGCGTGCGCATGGGGCTGGACATGTGTCGGGCCATCAG GAAACTTCGGGTAGCCACTGGTGTGGACATCAACATGCGTGTGGGTGTGCACTCGGGCAGTGTGCTCTGTGGAGTCATCGGGCTTCAGAAGTGGCAGTATGATGTCTGGTCCCATGATGTCACATTGGCTAACCACATGGAAGCTGGTGGCGTGCCAGG ACGAGTACACATCACAGGGGCTACTCTGGCCCTGTTAGCAGGGGTTTATGCTGTGGAGAGAGCAGACATGGAACACCGAGACCCATACCTTCGGGAGCTAGGCGAACCTACGTACCTGGTCATCGATCCCCGG GctgaggaggaagatgagaaggGCACTGCTAAAGGATTACTGTCTTCTTTGGAGGGGCACAAGATGCGTCCATCACTACTGATGACTCGTTATCTGGAGTCTTGGGGTGCAGCCAAACCTTTCGCCCACTTAAGCCACGTTGACAGTTTTGTATGCACCTCCACTCCACTCCCG GAAAAGGCCTTCAGCCCCCAGTGGAGCCTGGACCG GAGTCGCACCCCACGGGGACTAGATGAAGAACTGGACACTGGGGATGCCAAGTTCTTCCAGGTCATCGAGCAACTCAATTCTCAAAA ACAGTGGAAGCAGTCGAAGGACTTCAACCTCCTGACACTGTACTTCAGAGACAACGAGATGGAGAAACAG TATCGGCTCTCTGCACTCCCCGCCTTCAAATACTATGCAGCCTGCACCTTCCTGGTTTTTCTGTCCAACTTCGCTATCCAAATGCTGGTGACAAACAG GCCCCCAGCTCTGGCCATCACCTATAGCatcaccttcctcctcttccttctcctcctcttcgtCTGCTTCTCAGAACACTTGACG AAGTGTGTCCAGAAAGGTCCCAAACTGTTGCACTGGCTGCCTGCACTGTCTGTCCTGGTGACTACACGGCCAGGACTTCGAGTAGCCCTGGGCACTGCCACTATCCTCCTGGTGTTCACCATGGCCATCGCCAGCCTG CTCTTCTTGCCAGTGTCATCAGACTGCCTTTTCCTGGCTTCCAATGCCTCGTCCATGGCTTTCAATGCTTCCTGGGAGCTGCCAGGATCCCTGCCTCTCATCAGTATCCCA TACTCCATGCATTGCTGCGTGCTGGGTTTCCTCTCCTGTTCCGTTTTTCTGCACATGAGCTTTGAACTGAAactcctgctgcttctgctgtGGCTGGTGGCATCCTGTTCCCTGTTTCTGCACTCACATGCCTTGCTGTCCGACTGCCTCATCGCCCACCTCTATCCAAGTCCTTTGGACTCCAG GCCAGGGGTGCTGAAGGAACCCAAACTGATGGGTGCCATctacttcttcatcttcttcttcacGCTCCTTGTCCTGGCTCGGCAG AATGAGTATTACTGCCGCCTGGACTTCCTGTGGaagaagaagctgaggcaggagcgaGAGGAGACTGAGACGATGGAGAACCTGACTCGGCTCCTCCTGGAGAATGTACTCCCAGCACATGTGGCCCCCCAGTTCATTGGCCAGAACCGGCGCAATGAG GACCTCTACCACCAGTCCTacgaatgtgtgtgtgtcctctttgCATCGGTGCCGGACTTTAAGGAATTCTACTCTGAATCTAACATCAACCATGAAGGACTGGAGTGTCTGCGGCTGCTCAATGAGATAATTGCTGATTTTGACGAG CTGCTCTCCAAGCCGAAGTTCAGTGGAGTAGAGAAAATCAAAACTATTggcagcacctacatggcagccaCAGGCTTGAATGCCACCTCTGGACAAGACACACAGCAG GATGCCGATCGAAGCTGCAGCCATCTGGGCACCATGGTGGAATTTGCAGTGGCCCTGGGATCTAAGCTGGATATCATCAATAAGCACTCATTCAACAACTTCCGCCTGCGTGTGG GGTTGAACCACGGACCAGTCGTAGCAGGAGTGATTGGGGCACAGAAGCCACAATATGACATCTgggggaacacagtgaatgtggcCAGCCGCATGGAGAGTACAGGAGTTCTTGGCAAGATCCAA GTGACTGAGGAGACAGCTAGAGCCCTGCAATCCCTGGGTTATACATGCTACAGCCGGGGTGTCATCAAGGTCAAAggcaaaggacaactttgtaCCTACTTCTTGAACACAGACCTGACAAGAACCGGATCTCCCTCAGCCCCCTAG
- the Ltb4r2 gene encoding leukotriene B4 receptor 2: MSVCYRPPGNETLLSWKASRATGTAFLLLAALLGLPGNCFVVWSLAGWRPTAGRPLAATLVLHLALADGAVLLLTPLFVAFLSGQAWPLGQVGCKAVYYVCALSMYASVLLTGLLSLQRCLAVTRPFLAPRLRSPALARRLLLGVWLAALVLAVPAAVYRHLWGDRVCQLCHPSALHAAAHLSLETLTAFVLPFGTVLSCYGVTLARLRGARWGSGRHGTRVGRLVSAIVLAFGLLWAPYHAVNLLQAVAALAPPEGPLARLGGAGQAARAGTTALAFFSSSVNPVLYVFTAGDLLPRAGPRFLTRLFEGSGETRGGSRSREGTMELRTTPRLKVVGQGRGNGDPGGGERMEKNSQEW, encoded by the coding sequence ATGTCGGTCTGCTACCGTCCACCTGGGAATGAGACTCTGCTGAGCTGGAAGGCCTCGCGGGCCACCGGTACTGCCTTCCTACTGCTGGCGGCACTGCTGGGACTGCCGGGCAACTGCTTCGTAGTGTGGAGCTTGGCGGGCTGGCGGCCCACGGCGGGGCGGCCGCTGGCGGCCACACTTGTGCTGCACCTGGCGCTGGCAGACGGCGCGGTGCTTCTGCTCACCCCGCTCTTTGTGGCCTTCCTGAGCGGGCAGGCCTGGCCCCTGGGCCAGGTGGGCTGCAAGGCTGTGTACTACGTGTGCGCGCTCAGCATGTACGCCAGCGTGCTGCTCACCGGGCTGCTCAGCCTGCAGCGCTGCCTAGCTGTCACTCGGCCCTTTCTGGCTCCCAGACTGCGCAGCCCGGCCCTGGCTCGCCGCCTGCTCCTGGGGGTCTGGCTGGCCGCCCTGGTGCTCGCCGTCCCAGCTGCCGTCTACCGCCACCTCTGGGGCGATCGCGTGTGTCAACTGTGCCATCCATCGGCGTTGCACGCCGCTGCTCATCTGAGCCTGGAGACCCTAACTGCCTTCGTCCTGCCTTTTGGGACAGTGCTCAGCTGCTACGGCGTGACGCTGGCTCGGTTGCGGGGCGCGCGCTGGGGCTCGGGGCGACACGGCACGCGGGTGGGTCGTCTGGTGAGCGCCATCGTGCTGGCCTTCGGCTTGCTCTGGGCCCCCTACCACGCGGTCAATCTCTTGCAGGCGGTGGCCGCGCTCGCTCCGCCTGAAGGGCCCCTGGCAAGGCTTGGCGGGGCAGGCCAGGCGGCGCGCGCCGGAACTACAGCCTTGGCTTTCTTCAGTTCCAGCGTCAACCCTGTCCTCTATGTCTTCACTGCGGGGGATCTGCTGCCCCGGGCGGGACCCCGGTTCCTTACCCGGCTCTTCGAGGGCTCTGGGGAGACCCGAGGGGGCAGCCGCTCTAGGGAGGGTACCATGGAGCTCCGAACTACACCGAGGCTGAAAGTagtggggcagggcaggggcaATGGAGACCCTGGAGGCggagagaggatggagaagaaCAGCCAGGAATGGTAG
- the Ltb4r gene encoding leukotriene B4 receptor 1 yields the protein MAPNITSPAAASSPGGMSLSLPIVLLSVALAVGLPGNSFVVWSILRRMQKRSVTALLVLNLALADLAVLLTAPFFLHFLAQGTWSFKVTGCRLCHYVCGVSMYASVLLITIMSLDRSLAVARPFVSQKVRTKRVALWVLASIWLVSFLLATPVIAYRTVKRNNRTLTLVCQPDYPSDGHRAFHLLFETITGFLLPFLAVVASYSDIGRRLQARRFRRSRRTGRLVVLIILAFAAFWLPYHLVNLVEAGRALAGWDQDDSAGKRLKLARYVLIALAFLSSSVNPVLYACAGGGLLRSAGFGFVVKLLEATASEVSSTRRGGTLCQTQKSIPACPEPGPTDSFMTSSNPS from the coding sequence ATGGCTCCAAACATTACATCTCCTGCAGcagcttcctctcctggtggcatgtctctgtctctgcctattGTCCTACTGTCTGTGGCCCTGGCTGTGGGGCTTCCTGGCAATAGCTTTGTGGTATGGAGCATCCTGAGAAGGATGCAGAAACGCTCTGTCACCGCCCTGTTGGTGCTGAACTTGGCTCTGGCCGACTTGGCTGTGTTGCTCACTGCTCCTTTTTTTCTACACTTCCTGGCTCAAGGCACGTGGAGTTTTAAAGTGACTGGTTGCCGCCTGTGCCACTATGTTTGTGGAGTGAGCATGTATGCCAGTGTCCTGCTTATCACCATCATGAGTCTGGACCGCTCATTGGCAGTGGCCCGCCCCTTTGTGTCCCAGAAGGTGCGCACTAAGAGGGTTGCCCTATGGGTGTTGGCAAGCATCTGGCTGGTGTCTTTTCTGCTGGCCACACCAGTCATTGCGTACCGTACAGTAAAACGGAACAACAGGACTCTGACTCTGGTCTGCCAGCCGGATTACCCCAGCGACGGGCATAGGGCCTTTCACCTGCTCTTTGAAACCATCACGGGCTTCCTGCTGCCCTTCCTGGCGGTGGTGGCCAGCTACTCTGACATCGGACGCAGGCTGCAGGCTCGGCGCTTCCGCCGCAGTCGCCGCACGGGCCGCCTGGTGGTGCTCATCATCCTGGCCTTCGCCGCTTTCTGGCTGCCTTACCATCTGGTGAACCTGGTGGAAGCGGGCCGCGCGCTGGCGGGCTGGGACCAGGACGACTCCGCGGGGAAGCGTCTGAAGCTGGCCCGCTACGTGCTCATCGCGCTGGCCTTCCTGAGCAGCAGCGTGAACCCGGTGCTGTACGCGTGCGCCGGCGGCGGCTTGCTGCGCTCAGCCGGCTTTGGCTTCGTAGTGAAGCTGCTGGAGGCCACCGCTTCTGAAGTCTCCAGCACCCGCCGCGGGGGCACCCTGTGCCAGACCCAGAAGTCCATACCCGCCTGTCCTGAGCCAGGCCCCACTGACAGCTTCATGACCTCCTCCAACCCCTCCTGA
- the Ripk3 gene encoding receptor-interacting serine/threonine-protein kinase 3: protein MSSDKLWPFDASAASLVSREELKNPKFVGKGGFGVVFRAHHKKWGHDVAVKIVNWEAISREVKAMANLRNQHVLLLLGVTENLEWNYVSGPALVTGFMENGSVARLLQPWCPRPWPLLCRLLQEVVLGMCYLHSLNPVLLHRDLKPSNVLLDSELHAKLADFGLSTFQGGSQSGSGSRNTGGTLAYLAPELLVNVNRKASPASDVYSFGILMWAVLAGREAELVDQTSLVRDAICERHNRPALSELPPHSPETPGLEVLKELMIHCWSPEPKDRPSFQDCRPKTNDTYILVQDKVDAAVSEVKQYLSRRRRNSDTKLSVLEPGPSGAEMDSPGESTVSEMLDHLQLEGSPRPVPEKGTHLTERGRTQEEPTGHATAAVTSSDTVAGTPQMPHTIPFRGPTPGPNSAETPGPNPQRNEGYERYGTQWSSRAPGPNPAAGSLPSVSLNDCYAVQIGNNNSMVFQPRTALPQKGPAQCGRGRGRQPLHNPHAIQGSGEKTQTERGRQPGESGSAREGAGLYRGEVGGGLGAKREAPVASCLLP from the exons ATGTCTTCTGACAAGTTATG GCCCTTTGATGCCTCGGCGGCCTCTCTCGTGTCCCGTGAAGAACTGAAGAACCCGAAGTTTGTAGGCAAAGGCGGTTTCGGTGTAGTATTCCGTGCACATCACAAAAAATGGGGCCATGATGTTGCAGTCAAGATCGTGAACTG GGAGGCGATATCCAGGGAGGTGAAAGCTATGGCGAATCTTCGTAACCAGCACGTGCTGCTCCTGCTGGGGGTCACCGAGAACCTCGAGTGGAACTACGTGTCTGGGCCGGCTCTGGTGACAGGATTCATGGAGAACGGCTCCGTCGCCAGGCTGCTGCAGCCCTGGTGCCCTCGGCCCTGGCCTCTCCTCTGTCGCCTGCTGCAAGAAGTGGTGCTGGGGATGTGTTACCTGCACAGCTTGAACCCAGTGCTCCTGCACCGGGACCTCAAGCCCTCCAATGTCCTGCTGGACTCAGAGCTCCACGCCAAG CTAGCAGATTTTGGACTGTCCACATTTCAGGGAGGGTCACAGTCAGGGTCAGGGTCCAGGAATACAGGGGGTACCCTAGCTTACTTGGCCCCAGAGCTATTGGTTAATGTCAACCGGAAGGCTTCCCCAGCCAGTGACGTCTACAG CTTTGGGATCCTCATGTGGGCAGTGCTGGCTGGAAGAGAAGCCGAGT TGGTAGACCAGACATCACTAGTTCGTGACGCAATCTGTGAAAGGCACAATCGACCAGCATTGTCAGAACTGCCTCCACACAGCCCTGAGACTCCTGGCTTGGAAGTACTGAAGGAGTTAATGATACATTGCTGGAGTCCTGAGCCCAAGGACAGGCCATCCTTCCAGG ATTGCCGACCAAAAACCAATGATACCTACATCCTGGTACAGGACAAGGTAGATGCTGCTGTCTCCGAG GTAAAGCAGTATCTGTCTCGGCGGCGCAGAAACAGCGACACTAAGTTGTCTGTCCTAGAGCCAGGCCCTAGCGGTGCAGAAATGGATAGCCCTGGGGAAAGCACAGTTTCTGAAATGCTGGACCATCTGCAGCTGGAGGGGTCCCCCAGGCCGGTTCCTGAAAAGGGCACACACCTTACTGAGAGGGGAAGAACCCAGGAAGAACCAACTGGGCATGCCACAGCAGCAGTGACATCTTCAGATACAGTGGCTGGAACTCCCCAGATGCCACATACTATACCCTTCAGAGGCCCAACACCCGGCCCAAACTCTGCCGAGACCCCAGGTCCTAACCCCCAAAGGAATGAG GGATATGAAAGATATGGCACCCAATGGTCCTCCAGGGCCCCAGGGCCAAATCCAGCAGCAG GGTCACTGCCGTCTGTGAGCCTCAACGACTGTTATGCAGTGCAGATTGGAAACAACAACTCCATGGTATTCCAACCAAGAACTGCTTTGCCCCAGAAGGGCCCAGCACAGTGTGGCAGGGGTAGGGGCCGGCAGCCCCTCCACAA CCCACATGCTATTCAAGGTAGCGgtgagaaaacacaaactgagcgTGGGAGGCAACCAGGGGAGTCCGGCTCAGCACGGGAAGGGGCTGGACTGTACCGTGGGGAAGTGGGAGGGGGCCTTGGCGCCAAGAGGGAAGCGCCAGTCGCCAGTTGCCTGCTGCCCTGA